TTTGGTGAGGAAACCATTACCTATACCAATAACTCTCCAGATGACCTAGAGTACCTTTGGTTACAGTTAGATCAGAACGTTCGTGCTAAGGATTCCAAGGCACCATTGAGAAATGGGAATGGAGTTCAATTGGCAGAGCCGCCAAGTTCTTTTGCCTCAAAGCATATGGGAGAACCTTTTGACGGTGGTTTCAATATAGATTATGTAAAGGATGCTTCAGGCAAGGCCTTACCATATACCATTAATTTTACCATGATGCGTGTGGATATTCCAACTCCGCTCAAAAGTGGTGAGCAATATACGTTTTCCGTAAAATGGAACTATAATATACCCGATCATACGGTAAACCGTGCTCGCTCTGGGTATGAATATTTTGCTAAGGACGGTAATCGTGCCTATGTAATCGCGCAGTTTTTTCCAAGAATGGCCGTTTACAGCGATGTTGAAGGTTGGCAAAACCATCAGTTCTGGGGTAGCGGCGAATTTGCCCTTACTTTTGGAAATTATGAAGTGAACATCACCGTACCGGCAGACCACGTTTTGGATGGTACCGGGGTACTTCAAAATAGAAAGGAAGTCTATACCAAGGAAATGATGAAGCGCTACGAGCAAGCCTTAAAATCATATGACAAACCTGTAATCATCGTAACGCAGGAAGAAGCTGAAGCTGCTGAAAAAGGATTTTCGGACAAAACCAAAACCTGGAAATTAAAAGCAGAAAATGTCCGGGATTTTGCCTTTGCTACCTCAAGAAAGTTTATTTGGGATATGCAAGCGGTAAAAATGGGGAATAGGGATATCATGGCGGTTTCCATGTATCCAAAAGAAGGTAACCCGCTTTGGGAGGAATATTCTACCAAGGCCGTGGCGCACACCTTAAAATCGTATTCTTCGCACACATTTGATTATCCCTACCCAAAAGCAATTTCGGTACATGCCAAAAATCAGGGTATGGAATATCCCATGATATGCTGGAACTATGGTAGGCCCAATGAGGACGGCACCTATTCCGATAGGGTAAAATATGGTATGATCAGTGTAATTATCCATGAGGTTGGACATAACTTCTTCCCTATGATCGTTAACTCCGATGAGCGTCAGTGGGGTTGGATGGACGAAGGTTTGGATACCTTTATGCAATACATGGCGGAGCAGGAATTTGGAGAAGCTTATCCAGAAGCTATTGCGCCAAATGACAAGTATCCTTCAAGAAGGGGAGATCCTGCCAAAATCGTTCCTTACATGAGTGGTGACCAAAGTACAATTTCGCCTATCATGTCCAATCCGGAAAACGTATATCAATTAGGTCCCAATGCCTACGGAAAGCCAGCTACCGCATTGAATATTTTGCGAGAAACGGTTATGGGAAGGGAGCTTTTTGACCATGCCTTTAAGACCTATGCCCAAAGATGGATGTTCAAGCATCCTACTCCAGAGGATTTCTTTAGGACTATGGAGGATGCATCGGCAGTTGATTTGGATTACTATTGGAGGGGATGGTTCTATACTACGGATTACGTAGATATAGGAGTAAAAGGTATCAAGAAATACTATGTCACGGATAAGCCGACCAAAAAGATGCAGGAATATATGGCGGCCCGAAACATGACCGAAGCAGATTTGCCACCATTGGTCTATTTGGCCGAAGAGGATAGTGAGGATTTTGACCCGAACCTTAAAGGGAAATCTCCAACAGAAAGTTCAAAGACGCTAAAGGAGTTTATGATGGACAATATGACGGCCGAAGAGCGCGCCAAGGTTAAGGAGCCCAAATATTTCTATGAGATTACTTATGACAAACCTGGAGGAATACCAATGCCGTTGATCGTAGAATATACCTATGCGGATGGTACGACCCAAAATATCACCTATCCGGCAGAAATTTGGAGAAAGAACGATGACGAAGTGAGTTTGGTCATCTCCTCTACCAGTGAACTAACGGGTGTCGTTGTGGATCCCAAAATGGAAACCGCAGATATAGATACCACTAATAATTTCTGGCCTAAGAAGGAAGAACAAAACGACTTTGACAAGTTCAAGGAAAATATCAAAGGAAAATAATCAAGAAATTTTTGTAAAAAGCCCTGTTAAAGAACAGGGCTTTTTTATTGCGCATCCAAACTTGATTATATTTGTAGTATGATTTCAATACATTTTTTATTCATAAGTGGTGCCGAAATATTTTTCATCATGTTCATTGTGGTGATGGTTTTTGGAGCGGATAAAATTCCTGGTATTGCCAAGGGATTGGGAAAAGGCATGAGACAATTAAGGGATGCTACGGATGATATCAAAAGGGAAATTCAACGGAGCGCCGATAAACAAGGTATAGATACCAGTGTTATTACGGATATCCAAAAGGATATAGATGACGTAAAGAGCAGTATAGATTCCGGTATCAGCAAGGATATCAAAAAAGAGTTTGGTGATGTCGGAAAAAAAATAGGGGACATCTCCGGTACCATTAAGCGAAAGTAAGCCCCAGGCCTATGCTAGATTGGCTTTTGGAATGGGATCGTGAAACATTGGTTTACCTAAATAATCTTGGTGTTGAAAAATATGACCCCTTTTGGGATACCGTAACGAAATACCCTCCTTGGATTCCACTTTTTTTAGTCTTTCTTCTTTTAATCTTTTGGGCATTTCAATGGAGACAGGTCATAGTGCTGCTCTTGGTTCTTGGAGCC
This window of the Maribacter cobaltidurans genome carries:
- a CDS encoding M1 family metallopeptidase; translation: MRRFKYTFASLLFLFAAVSFAQEQEQQKREPGHYNQSKFKQLYEEFATPNTYRSASGAPGPDYYQQQADYKMDITLDDKNAKIFGEETITYTNNSPDDLEYLWLQLDQNVRAKDSKAPLRNGNGVQLAEPPSSFASKHMGEPFDGGFNIDYVKDASGKALPYTINFTMMRVDIPTPLKSGEQYTFSVKWNYNIPDHTVNRARSGYEYFAKDGNRAYVIAQFFPRMAVYSDVEGWQNHQFWGSGEFALTFGNYEVNITVPADHVLDGTGVLQNRKEVYTKEMMKRYEQALKSYDKPVIIVTQEEAEAAEKGFSDKTKTWKLKAENVRDFAFATSRKFIWDMQAVKMGNRDIMAVSMYPKEGNPLWEEYSTKAVAHTLKSYSSHTFDYPYPKAISVHAKNQGMEYPMICWNYGRPNEDGTYSDRVKYGMISVIIHEVGHNFFPMIVNSDERQWGWMDEGLDTFMQYMAEQEFGEAYPEAIAPNDKYPSRRGDPAKIVPYMSGDQSTISPIMSNPENVYQLGPNAYGKPATALNILRETVMGRELFDHAFKTYAQRWMFKHPTPEDFFRTMEDASAVDLDYYWRGWFYTTDYVDIGVKGIKKYYVTDKPTKKMQEYMAARNMTEADLPPLVYLAEEDSEDFDPNLKGKSPTESSKTLKEFMMDNMTAEERAKVKEPKYFYEITYDKPGGIPMPLIVEYTYADGTTQNITYPAEIWRKNDDEVSLVISSTSELTGVVVDPKMETADIDTTNNFWPKKEEQNDFDKFKENIKGK
- a CDS encoding Sec-independent protein translocase subunit TatA/TatB; amino-acid sequence: MISIHFLFISGAEIFFIMFIVVMVFGADKIPGIAKGLGKGMRQLRDATDDIKREIQRSADKQGIDTSVITDIQKDIDDVKSSIDSGISKDIKKEFGDVGKKIGDISGTIKRK